In Kocuria turfanensis, a single genomic region encodes these proteins:
- a CDS encoding MaoC/PaaZ C-terminal domain-containing protein: protein MDGAAREQVVLTDVPSLGGLYARAAAGAAAGAAGRTLTRRLPGRPGRRSGVEPVLPAVEHVVEGVAVDAPAHEAFSRTVGAPLREGARGTEAFSGYLHALAFPVAMSVLTRGDFPLPVLGMVHLANEVEHRGAVTVGEDLTVTAHAERLRPHRAGAQVDLVVRLAREDGELVWTGRSTYLAKGARVPGPVEDGPRREFVPPAPTGRWRLPARTGRDYAAVSGDWNPIHLSGPSARALGMKGAIAHGMYCASRALAEVGVPAGTGFRWTVEFAAPVLLPGTVAVAVGDAGRGPQWRRSDYAGWDPRRGRPHFTGAVERLGP, encoded by the coding sequence ATGGACGGCGCGGCGCGCGAGCAGGTGGTCCTCACCGACGTCCCCTCCCTCGGCGGGCTCTACGCGCGCGCCGCCGCCGGTGCGGCCGCCGGGGCCGCCGGCCGCACCCTGACCCGCCGGCTCCCGGGCCGGCCCGGGCGCCGGAGCGGGGTCGAGCCGGTGCTGCCCGCGGTGGAGCACGTCGTCGAGGGCGTGGCCGTCGACGCCCCCGCGCACGAGGCGTTCTCCCGCACGGTCGGGGCGCCCCTGCGGGAGGGGGCCCGCGGGACGGAGGCCTTCTCCGGCTACCTGCACGCCCTGGCGTTCCCCGTGGCGATGAGCGTGCTCACCCGCGGCGACTTCCCGCTGCCGGTGCTGGGCATGGTGCACCTGGCCAACGAGGTGGAGCACCGCGGTGCCGTCACGGTGGGGGAGGACCTCACGGTCACGGCGCACGCCGAGCGGCTGCGCCCGCACCGGGCCGGGGCGCAGGTCGACCTCGTCGTCCGGCTGGCCCGGGAGGACGGCGAGCTCGTCTGGACGGGCCGCTCCACCTACCTCGCCAAGGGGGCGCGGGTGCCGGGGCCGGTCGAGGACGGGCCGCGCCGGGAGTTCGTGCCCCCGGCGCCGACCGGGCGCTGGCGGCTGCCGGCCCGGACGGGACGGGACTACGCGGCCGTGAGCGGGGACTGGAACCCCATCCACCTCTCCGGGCCCTCCGCGCGGGCGCTGGGGATGAAGGGGGCGATCGCGCACGGGATGTACTGCGCCTCCCGCGCGCTGGCCGAGGTCGGGGTGCCGGCCGGGACGGGCTTCCGCTGGACGGTCGAGTTCGCCGCCCCGGTCCTGCTCCCGGGCACGGTGGCGGTCGCGGTCGGCGACGCCGGGCGCGGCCCGCAGTGGCGGCGCTCGGACTACGCCGGCTGGGACCCCCGCCGCGGCCGCCCGCACTTCACGGGGGCGGTCGAGCGGCTCGGACCGTGA
- a CDS encoding adenylate/guanylate cyclase domain-containing protein, protein MANEDPEDRGEPALGPQTEQLNLNLHNPVQANLYRSDESKAAVQALERTLLGSERVLRRREAARRGGLSLLSSRKVWRALGFPNLTDDDVWFTEQDSEALRVLSTMVLEEKVTEEAALSLVRSIGQMTDRMVVWQVEALVEDMVVHGGMTDAAARRQLLHLLPDLIDAIENLLVYSWRRQMNAAVQRLAMRVERPDGSTATGAVDEDGPSSILPLARGVGFADLVSYTSLSRQMNERTLANLVQRFEQRCAEVIAVGGGRLIKTIGDEVMFLAETPQGGAQISLALSRAIRDDPELPQARVAFVWGRVLPRLGDIYGPTVNLASRLVALTEPGSVLVDASTAAVLSGDDRFILLPQSTRNVRGFGDVQPVALAQGAGPGLEVDFE, encoded by the coding sequence GTGGCCAATGAGGACCCGGAGGACCGGGGCGAGCCGGCGCTCGGCCCCCAGACCGAGCAGCTGAACCTCAACCTGCACAACCCGGTGCAGGCCAACCTCTACCGCTCGGACGAGTCCAAGGCGGCCGTCCAGGCCCTGGAGCGCACCCTCCTGGGCTCCGAGCGCGTCCTGCGCCGCCGCGAGGCCGCGCGCCGGGGCGGGCTGTCCCTGCTGTCCTCGCGCAAGGTGTGGCGGGCCCTGGGCTTCCCGAACCTCACCGACGACGACGTGTGGTTCACCGAGCAGGACTCCGAGGCGCTGCGGGTGCTCTCCACCATGGTGCTCGAGGAGAAGGTCACCGAGGAGGCGGCCCTGTCCCTGGTGCGCTCGATCGGGCAGATGACCGACCGCATGGTGGTGTGGCAGGTCGAGGCCCTGGTCGAGGACATGGTGGTGCACGGCGGCATGACCGACGCCGCCGCGCGCCGGCAGCTGCTGCACCTGCTCCCGGACCTGATCGACGCGATCGAGAACCTGCTCGTCTACTCGTGGCGGCGCCAGATGAACGCCGCCGTGCAGCGGCTGGCGATGCGCGTGGAGCGCCCGGACGGCTCCACCGCCACCGGTGCGGTCGACGAGGACGGGCCCTCCTCCATCCTCCCGCTCGCCCGTGGGGTCGGCTTCGCCGACCTCGTCTCCTACACCTCCCTGTCCCGGCAGATGAACGAGCGCACCCTGGCCAACCTCGTGCAGCGCTTCGAGCAGCGCTGCGCCGAGGTGATCGCCGTGGGCGGGGGCCGGCTGATCAAGACCATCGGGGACGAGGTCATGTTCCTGGCCGAGACCCCGCAGGGCGGAGCACAGATCTCCCTGGCCCTCTCGCGCGCCATCCGCGACGACCCCGAGCTCCCGCAGGCGCGGGTGGCCTTCGTCTGGGGCCGGGTGCTGCCGCGGCTGGGCGACATCTACGGACCCACGGTGAACCTGGCCTCCCGGCTCGTGGCCCTCACCGAGCCGGGCTCCGTGCTCGTGGACGCCTCGACCGCCGCCGTGCTCTCCGGCGACGACCGGTTCATCCTCCTCCCGCAGTCCACGCGCAACGTCCGGGGCTTCGGCGACGTCCAGCCCGTCGCGCTCGCCCAGGGCGCCGGCCCCGGGCTGGAGGTCGACTTCGAATGA
- a CDS encoding TetR/AcrR family transcriptional regulator, protein MKHLDTPEPAPEGPAPGPAPAVDGRSSRWARHRAQRRIELIRTARSAVDELGAQASMEEIASACKTSKSVYYRYFGDKAGLQRAVGEYTVTRMRDRLEEAARAAGSFEDTVEAMVAEYLLSIERSAAVYRFVVALPPDTGRSRHERHRAERGRGDRARGERPGTEETPAEAAGERYVIQEFVESVTALLAQAHVRHSPADRRLAEPVLGYWAASTIGMVRGAGEAWMSTPAGTGRPSRERMTELIVGWAVNGLRPPGAPVPPST, encoded by the coding sequence GTGAAACACCTCGACACACCCGAACCGGCCCCGGAGGGTCCCGCCCCGGGGCCGGCCCCGGCCGTGGACGGCCGCTCCTCCCGCTGGGCCCGGCACCGCGCCCAGCGGCGGATCGAGCTGATCCGCACGGCCCGCAGCGCCGTGGACGAGCTCGGTGCGCAGGCCTCCATGGAGGAGATCGCGTCCGCGTGCAAGACCTCCAAGTCCGTGTACTACCGGTACTTCGGGGACAAGGCCGGGCTGCAGCGGGCCGTCGGCGAGTACACGGTGACCCGGATGCGGGACCGGCTCGAGGAGGCGGCCCGCGCGGCCGGCAGCTTCGAGGACACGGTCGAGGCGATGGTCGCGGAGTACCTGCTCAGCATCGAGCGCTCCGCCGCCGTCTACCGCTTCGTCGTCGCCCTGCCCCCCGACACCGGACGCTCCCGCCACGAGCGCCACCGCGCCGAGCGCGGCCGCGGCGACCGGGCCCGCGGCGAGCGCCCCGGCACGGAGGAGACCCCGGCCGAGGCGGCCGGGGAGCGCTACGTCATCCAGGAGTTCGTGGAGTCCGTCACCGCCCTGCTGGCGCAGGCGCACGTGCGCCACTCCCCCGCCGACCGGCGCCTGGCCGAACCGGTGCTCGGCTACTGGGCGGCGTCCACGATCGGCATGGTCCGCGGCGCCGGGGAGGCCTGGATGAGCACCCCCGCCGGGACGGGGCGCCCGTCCCGCGAGCGGATGACCGAGCTGATCGTGGGCTGGGCCGTCAACGGCCTGCGCCCGCCGGGGGCCCCCGTGCCGCCCTCCACCTGA
- a CDS encoding 3-oxoacyl-ACP reductase has protein sequence MADTYLDLVSSAPGGKLARQLGLPAPARLRRHRPGAPLVPGPVLVLGRGEEADRIAAALLGWDLDVRRHPEDVHRFGAVVLALTELAEPGELAEPALGLGAVLRSLAPGGRVVTVSRPAPGIGTGAASATPAAAEPIAPAVAAARQAVVGLLRSVAQELRGGATANGVLLAEGVAPEAPSALGALRFLLSGRSAFVSGQFVTVGDDAGRLPADWEAPLRGKVAAVTGAARGIGAQIARTLTEAGARVVVVDVPAAGEPLAALANELRAVALQLDVTDPRAGERILGLARERFGRLDVVVHNAGITRDKLLANMDASRWSSVLAVNLESQLRMNEQLLAGEGLGEAPRIVCLASTSGVAGNRGQTNYAASKAGVIGMVAATAPLLAARGGTVNAVAPGFIETEMTARIPAARRQVARRLNSLQQGGLPEDVAQAVLFLASDAAGGVNGQTLRVCGQNLVGA, from the coding sequence ATGGCAGACACCTATCTCGACCTCGTCAGCTCCGCCCCCGGCGGGAAGCTCGCCCGGCAGCTCGGCCTGCCGGCCCCGGCCCGGCTGCGCCGGCACCGGCCCGGCGCCCCGCTGGTCCCGGGCCCCGTCCTCGTGCTGGGCCGCGGGGAGGAGGCCGACCGGATCGCGGCCGCCCTGCTCGGCTGGGACCTCGACGTGCGCCGCCACCCCGAGGACGTCCACCGGTTCGGGGCGGTCGTGCTCGCTCTGACCGAGCTCGCGGAGCCGGGGGAGCTGGCCGAGCCGGCCCTCGGACTCGGCGCGGTGCTGCGCTCCCTCGCCCCCGGCGGGCGCGTGGTCACGGTGTCCCGGCCCGCACCGGGGATCGGCACGGGCGCGGCCTCGGCCACCCCGGCGGCGGCCGAGCCGATCGCCCCGGCCGTGGCCGCGGCCCGGCAGGCGGTGGTGGGCCTGCTGCGCTCCGTGGCCCAGGAGCTGCGCGGCGGGGCGACCGCCAACGGCGTGCTGCTCGCGGAGGGCGTGGCCCCGGAGGCCCCGAGCGCGCTGGGGGCCCTGCGGTTCCTGCTCTCCGGGCGCAGCGCCTTCGTGTCCGGACAGTTCGTGACGGTCGGCGACGACGCCGGGCGGCTCCCGGCCGACTGGGAGGCCCCGCTGCGGGGCAAGGTGGCCGCCGTCACCGGCGCGGCGCGGGGCATCGGCGCCCAGATCGCCCGCACGCTCACCGAGGCCGGGGCCCGCGTCGTCGTCGTCGACGTCCCGGCCGCCGGCGAGCCCCTGGCCGCCCTGGCCAACGAGCTGCGCGCCGTGGCCCTCCAGCTCGACGTCACGGATCCGCGCGCCGGGGAGCGGATCCTCGGGCTCGCCCGGGAGCGCTTCGGGCGGCTGGACGTGGTGGTGCACAACGCCGGGATCACCCGGGACAAGCTGCTGGCCAACATGGACGCGTCCCGCTGGTCCTCGGTGCTGGCCGTCAACCTCGAGTCCCAGCTGCGGATGAACGAGCAGCTCCTGGCCGGCGAGGGGCTCGGGGAGGCCCCGCGGATCGTCTGCCTGGCCTCCACCAGCGGGGTGGCCGGCAACCGCGGACAGACCAACTACGCCGCCTCCAAGGCCGGGGTGATCGGGATGGTCGCGGCCACGGCACCGCTGCTCGCCGCCCGCGGCGGCACCGTCAACGCCGTGGCCCCCGGGTTCATCGAGACGGAGATGACCGCCCGGATCCCCGCCGCCCGCCGGCAGGTCGCCCGCCGGCTGAACTCCCTGCAGCAGGGCGGGCTGCCGGAGGACGTCGCCCAGGCCGTGCTCTTCCTCGCCTCGGACGCCGCCGGCGGGGTCAACGGCCAGACGCTGCGGGTGTGCGGGCAGAACCTGGTGGGGGCGTGA
- a CDS encoding SRPBCC family protein has translation MPVIDVHKDVEALALTFVAEFDASVEQVWQVWEDPRRLERWWGPPEWPATFVEHELREGGRCRYYMTGPDGEKAAGWWTVTAVDAPRRLEFDDGFADEHGEPDPALGATHAVVTLEDVGGRTRMTTRSTFESAGQLEQMLAMGMEEGMRQAMGQIDGLLAGAARSGSDATRR, from the coding sequence ATGCCGGTCATCGACGTGCACAAGGACGTGGAGGCGCTGGCCCTCACCTTCGTGGCCGAGTTCGACGCGAGTGTCGAGCAGGTCTGGCAGGTGTGGGAGGACCCGCGCCGGCTGGAGCGCTGGTGGGGGCCGCCCGAGTGGCCCGCCACCTTCGTCGAGCACGAGCTGCGGGAGGGCGGGCGGTGCCGGTACTACATGACCGGCCCCGACGGGGAGAAGGCCGCCGGCTGGTGGACGGTCACCGCCGTGGACGCCCCGCGGCGGCTCGAGTTCGACGACGGCTTCGCCGACGAGCACGGCGAGCCCGACCCGGCCCTGGGTGCCACCCATGCGGTCGTCACGCTCGAGGACGTCGGCGGACGCACCCGCATGACCACGCGCTCCACCTTCGAGAGCGCCGGGCAGCTCGAGCAGATGCTCGCCATGGGCATGGAGGAGGGCATGCGCCAGGCCATGGGCCAGATCGACGGCCTCCTCGCCGGGGCGGCGCGGAGCGGCAGCGACGCGACCCGCCGCTGA
- a CDS encoding YqjF family protein, which translates to MTARPLSPQGPPLPTPRVSEQQWRDACFVHWRTDPALVAPLLPRGVRPDLYDGSTWVGLIPFRMEGAGLLGRGGVPWLGSFLELNVRTYSVDEQGRRGVVFLTLEAERAAVVLGARALLRVPYRWARMRCARERDGAGRTVLEYRSRRRGLPGRPRPASRLRVAVGERIERPGPLEVFLTARFGLHTPWWGRPLWVPNTHGPWPLHRGGLLALEDDLVRATGLGQLAARPPDSVLCSPGVRTGFGLPLRLDDPR; encoded by the coding sequence GTGACGGCCCGCCCACTGAGTCCCCAGGGCCCGCCCCTGCCCACGCCCCGGGTCTCGGAGCAGCAGTGGCGGGACGCCTGCTTCGTGCACTGGCGCACCGATCCGGCCCTGGTGGCCCCGCTGCTGCCGCGCGGGGTCCGGCCGGACCTGTACGACGGCTCCACCTGGGTGGGCCTGATCCCGTTCCGGATGGAGGGGGCGGGGCTGCTCGGCCGCGGCGGCGTCCCGTGGCTGGGCAGCTTCCTCGAGCTCAACGTCCGCACCTACTCCGTGGACGAGCAGGGCCGCCGCGGCGTGGTGTTCCTCACCCTCGAGGCCGAACGCGCGGCGGTCGTGCTGGGTGCCCGGGCTCTGCTGCGGGTGCCCTACCGCTGGGCCCGGATGCGCTGCGCCCGGGAGCGGGACGGCGCCGGCCGCACCGTGCTGGAGTACCGCAGCCGGCGCCGCGGCCTGCCCGGGCGCCCCCGGCCGGCGAGCCGACTGCGGGTGGCCGTGGGGGAGCGGATCGAGCGCCCCGGCCCGCTCGAGGTGTTCCTCACCGCCCGCTTCGGCCTGCACACCCCGTGGTGGGGCCGCCCCCTGTGGGTGCCCAACACGCACGGGCCGTGGCCGCTGCACCGGGGCGGGCTCCTGGCGCTGGAGGACGACCTGGTGCGGGCCACGGGTCTCGGGCAGCTCGCCGCCCGCCCCCCGGACAGCGTCCTGTGCTCCCCGGGCGTGCGCACCGGCTTCGGGCTCCCGCTGCGCCTGGACGACCCGCGCTGA
- a CDS encoding ArsR/SmtB family transcription factor produces MVVEHELTDDEVDRLFQALADATRRDIVTRVLRQEQSVSALAGHYAMSFAAVQKHVAVLERASLVTKQRRGREQVVHAAPDTLRRAARLLESYEELWRGRARRIDDLLAEEVPPGDRGAE; encoded by the coding sequence ATGGTTGTAGAACATGAGCTGACGGACGACGAGGTCGACCGCCTCTTCCAGGCCCTGGCGGATGCCACCCGGCGGGACATCGTGACGCGGGTGCTGCGGCAGGAGCAGTCGGTCTCCGCGCTGGCGGGGCACTACGCGATGAGCTTCGCCGCGGTGCAGAAGCACGTGGCGGTGCTCGAGAGGGCCTCGCTGGTCACCAAGCAGCGGCGCGGCCGCGAGCAGGTGGTGCACGCCGCGCCGGACACCCTCCGCCGGGCGGCCCGGCTGCTGGAGTCCTACGAGGAGCTCTGGCGCGGGCGCGCACGCCGCATCGACGACCTCCTCGCCGAGGAGGTGCCCCCCGGGGACCGGGGGGCCGAGTAG
- a CDS encoding PP2C family protein-serine/threonine phosphatase has protein sequence MSAPLVIRAGAATDRGLRRESNEDALVVTATMCAVADGMGGHEAGEVASALCVRTLGASPLFRLEDFRELEVSEPDPPLDIARFRATVERELRLDPEIPDDAIEAVRRVRSVLWQADQHIQSACEGRAGTTVTGVWLAQLDGRMFWIVFNTGDSRTYRLLPPPDGTGQGDGTPGLAQLTVDHSEVQYLVSIGQLTSAQALVHPRRNVITRALGTGQVWEPDVWVLPAQPGERLMLCSDGLTNELSPAHMARVLGSVPHPKEAADVLLQAALRTGGRDNVTVIVADAVSPEEYAAWV, from the coding sequence ATGAGCGCACCCCTCGTCATCCGGGCCGGGGCGGCCACCGACCGCGGTCTGCGCCGGGAGTCCAACGAGGACGCCCTGGTGGTCACCGCCACGATGTGCGCCGTGGCGGACGGGATGGGCGGGCACGAGGCCGGTGAGGTCGCGAGCGCCCTGTGCGTGCGCACGCTCGGGGCGTCCCCGCTGTTCCGGCTGGAGGACTTCCGGGAGCTCGAGGTGTCGGAGCCGGACCCGCCCCTGGACATCGCCCGGTTCCGCGCCACCGTGGAGCGGGAGCTGCGGCTGGACCCGGAGATCCCCGACGACGCGATCGAGGCCGTGCGGCGGGTGCGCTCGGTGCTGTGGCAGGCGGACCAGCACATCCAGAGCGCGTGCGAGGGCCGGGCCGGGACCACGGTGACCGGGGTGTGGCTGGCGCAGCTGGACGGGCGGATGTTCTGGATCGTCTTCAACACGGGCGACTCCCGCACCTACCGGCTCCTGCCGCCCCCGGACGGGACCGGCCAGGGCGACGGCACCCCCGGGCTGGCGCAGCTCACCGTGGACCACTCCGAGGTGCAGTACCTGGTCTCGATCGGCCAGCTGACCTCCGCCCAGGCGCTGGTGCACCCGCGGCGCAACGTGATCACCCGCGCCCTGGGCACCGGCCAGGTGTGGGAGCCGGACGTGTGGGTGCTGCCCGCCCAGCCGGGGGAGCGGCTGATGCTGTGCTCGGACGGGCTGACCAACGAGCTCAGCCCCGCCCACATGGCCCGGGTGCTGGGCTCGGTGCCGCACCCCAAGGAGGCCGCCGACGTGCTGCTGCAGGCCGCGCTGCGGACCGGCGGGCGGGACAACGTCACCGTCATCGTCGCCGACGCGGTGTCCCCGGAGGAGTACGCCGCCTGGGTCTGA
- a CDS encoding acetyl-CoA C-acetyltransferase produces the protein MTESTPEQTADPTAEHTTPSGAGRTGVARRAVVVGANRIPFARAHGAYASAGNQDMLTAALDGLAARYGLAGERIGEVAAGAVLKHPKDFNLTRESVLGSVLDPRTPAFDVQQACATGMEAVSTLANKIRLGQIDSAVAGGVDSASDAPIVVSEWLRRTLLQLNRAKTTQQKLKALAALRPADLKPVAPGTGEPRTGLSMGEHQALTTARWGISREAQDELAAASHRHLAAAYDRGFFDDLVTPFRGLSRDNNLRPDSTVEKLAGLKPVFGKSLDAEATMTAGNSTPLTDGASTVLLASEEWAAERSLPVLADIVDVEAAAVDFVHGDEGLLMAGAYAVPRLLARQGLALADFDFVEVHEAFAATVLATLAAWEDEQFGRERLGLAGAFGTVDRSRLNVTGSSLAAGHPFAATGGRIVGTLAKLLRERADETGRPARGLISVCAAGGLGVTAVLEAR, from the coding sequence GTGACCGAGTCCACCCCCGAGCAGACCGCCGACCCCACCGCCGAGCACACCACCCCCAGCGGCGCCGGGCGCACCGGCGTGGCCCGGCGCGCCGTCGTCGTCGGGGCCAACCGCATCCCCTTCGCCCGCGCCCACGGCGCCTACGCCAGCGCCGGCAACCAGGACATGCTCACCGCCGCCCTCGACGGCCTGGCCGCCCGCTACGGCCTGGCCGGGGAGCGGATCGGCGAGGTGGCCGCCGGCGCCGTGCTCAAGCACCCCAAGGACTTCAACCTCACGCGCGAGTCCGTGCTCGGCTCCGTCCTGGACCCGCGCACCCCCGCCTTCGACGTGCAGCAGGCCTGTGCCACCGGCATGGAGGCCGTCTCCACCCTGGCCAACAAGATCCGGCTGGGCCAGATCGACTCCGCGGTCGCCGGAGGCGTGGACTCCGCCTCGGACGCCCCGATCGTGGTGAGCGAGTGGCTGCGCCGGACCCTGCTCCAGCTCAACCGGGCGAAGACCACCCAGCAGAAGCTCAAGGCCCTGGCCGCACTGCGCCCGGCCGACCTCAAGCCGGTGGCCCCCGGCACCGGGGAGCCGCGCACGGGCCTGTCCATGGGCGAGCACCAGGCGCTCACCACCGCTCGCTGGGGCATCTCCCGCGAGGCCCAGGACGAGCTCGCCGCCGCGAGCCACCGCCACCTCGCCGCCGCCTACGACCGCGGGTTCTTCGACGACCTCGTCACCCCCTTCCGGGGGCTGTCCCGGGACAACAACCTGCGCCCGGACAGCACGGTCGAGAAGCTCGCCGGGCTCAAGCCCGTCTTCGGGAAGTCCCTCGACGCCGAGGCGACGATGACGGCCGGCAACTCCACCCCGCTCACCGACGGCGCCTCCACCGTGCTGCTCGCCTCCGAGGAGTGGGCGGCCGAGCGCTCCCTGCCCGTGCTCGCCGACATCGTGGACGTCGAGGCCGCCGCGGTCGACTTCGTGCACGGGGACGAGGGGCTGCTCATGGCCGGCGCCTACGCCGTGCCCCGGCTGCTGGCCCGCCAGGGCCTGGCCCTGGCCGACTTCGATTTCGTGGAGGTCCACGAGGCCTTCGCCGCCACCGTGCTCGCCACCCTCGCGGCGTGGGAGGACGAGCAGTTCGGCCGCGAGCGCCTCGGCCTGGCCGGCGCCTTCGGCACCGTGGACCGCAGCCGGCTCAACGTCACCGGCTCGTCGCTGGCCGCCGGGCACCCCTTCGCCGCGACCGGCGGGCGCATCGTGGGCACCCTCGCCAAGCTGCTGCGCGAGCGCGCCGACGAGACCGGGCGCCCGGCGCGCGGGCTCATCTCGGTGTGCGCCGCCGGCGGTCTGGGCGTCACCGCGGTCCTCGAAGCCCGCTGA
- a CDS encoding acyl-CoA dehydrogenase family protein, producing the protein MTTTVDRPADTDRTDHPAPAVDVAALGEVLLGRWADIRRQTRRMLLDERLHQQENLTYQEHRERVLGQLHLLVEHGAMSRGLPEEYGGHNDPGGNVSGFEELLLGDPSMQIKAGVQWGLFGSAVLNLGTEEHHRRWLADIRDLRTPGVFAMTEIGHGSDVASIGTTATYDPATEEFEIHTPFAAAWKDYLGNAAVHGRAAVVFAQLVTLGVNHGVHAFYVDIRDEDGRFLPGVGGEDDGHKGGLNGIDNGRLHFTRVRVPRTHLLDKYGHVAADGSYSSPIASPGRRFFTMIGTLVQGRVSLDGAAVLANKAALTIAVRYGSERRQFNASSDVQEEVLLDYQQHQRRLLPRLAETYAMNFAHQELLDKYDAVFSGREDTDENRQDLETLAAALKALSTWSALETVQECREACGGAGFLTKNRLTSLRHDLDIYATFEGDNTVLLQLVAKRLLSDWADEFKQVDVGVMARYVAGRATEATFHRSGLRKLGQAFRDTGDVRRSVNALREESAQHALLTDRVETMVAEIAENLRPSAKLPRAEAAALFNENQHRIIATARAHAELLQWEAFTRGLAQVEDPGTRTVLTWLRDVFGLRLIEKNLAWYLSYGRLSMRRGRSLDEYIDRLLARLRPHALDLVAAFELAPEHLRAEIATGIEARRQEEAAEHYRRLRASGDAPVKERAPRREAVTTGAGAAGEKTAEEAKDERRKERRAEKQAERRTERKHERRLELKPRKVAAKRAAGAGPAEDEAPPVPEDRSPADVPAAGGPESAAEVPQQA; encoded by the coding sequence ATGACCACCACCGTCGACCGACCCGCCGACACCGACCGCACCGATCACCCGGCACCCGCCGTGGACGTCGCCGCCCTGGGCGAGGTCCTGCTCGGGCGCTGGGCCGACATCCGGCGGCAGACCCGCCGGATGCTGCTGGACGAGCGGCTGCACCAGCAGGAGAACCTCACCTACCAGGAGCACCGCGAGCGCGTGCTGGGCCAGCTGCACCTGCTGGTCGAGCACGGCGCCATGAGCCGCGGGCTGCCGGAGGAGTACGGCGGGCACAACGACCCCGGCGGCAACGTCTCCGGCTTCGAGGAGCTTCTGCTCGGCGACCCGTCCATGCAGATCAAGGCCGGGGTGCAGTGGGGCCTGTTCGGCTCCGCCGTGCTGAACCTGGGCACCGAGGAGCACCACCGCCGGTGGCTGGCGGACATCCGCGACCTGCGGACCCCGGGGGTCTTCGCCATGACCGAGATCGGCCACGGCTCCGACGTCGCCTCGATCGGCACCACCGCGACCTACGACCCCGCCACCGAGGAGTTCGAGATCCACACGCCCTTCGCGGCCGCGTGGAAGGACTACCTCGGCAACGCCGCGGTGCACGGGCGTGCCGCCGTGGTGTTCGCGCAGCTGGTGACGCTGGGCGTCAACCACGGGGTGCACGCCTTCTACGTGGACATCCGCGACGAGGACGGCCGGTTCCTGCCGGGCGTCGGCGGCGAGGACGACGGCCACAAGGGCGGGCTCAACGGCATCGACAACGGCCGGCTGCACTTCACCCGGGTCCGGGTCCCGCGCACCCACCTGCTCGACAAGTACGGCCACGTGGCCGCCGACGGCTCCTACAGCTCGCCGATCGCGAGCCCGGGGCGCCGGTTCTTCACGATGATCGGCACCCTGGTGCAGGGCCGGGTCTCCCTCGACGGAGCCGCGGTGCTGGCCAACAAGGCCGCGCTGACCATCGCGGTGCGCTACGGCAGCGAGCGGCGGCAGTTCAACGCCTCCTCCGACGTCCAGGAGGAGGTGCTGCTGGACTACCAGCAGCACCAGCGCCGGCTGCTGCCCCGCCTCGCCGAGACCTACGCCATGAACTTCGCCCACCAGGAGCTGCTGGACAAGTACGACGCCGTGTTCTCCGGGCGGGAGGACACCGACGAGAACCGCCAGGACCTCGAGACCCTCGCCGCGGCGCTCAAGGCGCTGTCCACGTGGAGCGCCCTCGAGACCGTGCAGGAGTGCCGCGAGGCCTGCGGCGGGGCGGGCTTCCTGACGAAGAACCGCCTGACGTCCCTGCGGCACGACCTCGACATCTACGCCACGTTCGAGGGCGACAACACGGTGCTGCTCCAGCTCGTGGCCAAGCGGCTGCTCTCCGACTGGGCGGACGAGTTCAAGCAGGTGGACGTGGGGGTGATGGCCCGCTACGTGGCGGGCCGGGCCACCGAGGCCACCTTCCACCGCTCGGGCCTGCGCAAGCTGGGGCAGGCGTTCCGCGACACCGGGGACGTGCGCCGCTCTGTCAACGCCCTGCGCGAGGAGTCGGCCCAGCACGCGCTGCTGACGGACCGGGTGGAGACCATGGTCGCCGAGATCGCGGAGAACCTGCGGCCCAGCGCCAAGCTGCCCCGCGCGGAGGCCGCGGCGCTGTTCAACGAGAACCAGCACCGGATCATCGCCACGGCCCGGGCGCACGCGGAGCTGCTGCAGTGGGAGGCGTTCACCCGGGGGCTGGCCCAGGTCGAGGACCCGGGCACCCGCACGGTGCTGACCTGGCTGCGCGACGTGTTCGGGCTGCGTCTGATCGAGAAGAACCTCGCCTGGTACCTCTCCTACGGCCGGCTGTCCATGCGGCGCGGGCGCAGCCTCGACGAGTACATCGACCGCCTGCTGGCCCGGCTGCGCCCCCACGCGCTCGACCTCGTGGCGGCGTTCGAGCTCGCTCCGGAGCACCTGCGGGCCGAGATCGCCACGGGCATCGAGGCACGGCGCCAGGAGGAGGCCGCCGAGCACTACCGCCGGCTGCGCGCCTCGGGCGACGCCCCGGTCAAGGAGCGGGCCCCGCGCCGGGAGGCCGTCACCACCGGGGCCGGGGCCGCCGGCGAGAAGACGGCGGAGGAGGCCAAGGACGAGCGGCGGAAGGAGCGCCGCGCCGAGAAGCAGGCGGAGCGGCGGACCGAGCGCAAGCACGAGCGCCGGCTCGAGCTCAAGCCGCGGAAGGTCGCGGCGAAGCGGGCCGCGGGCGCCGGGCCCGCCGAGGACGAGGCGCCCCCGGTCCCGGAGGACCGGTCCCCGGCGGACGTGCCGGCGGCCGGGGGTCCTGAGTCCGCCGCCGAGGTGCCGCAGCAGGCCTGA